One Microvirgula aerodenitrificans DSM 15089 DNA segment encodes these proteins:
- a CDS encoding TIGR01212 family radical SAM protein (This family includes YhcC from E. coli K-12, an uncharacterized radical SAM protein.), producing the protein MQLDHLVHTLGHHLKRRFGERVHKLALNADFTCPNRDGTLGRGGCTFCNVRAFSRAATLPLDQQLEQGKLDADRARKYLAYFQAYTNTYAEVSVLREMYETALRSADVVGLCVGTRPDCVPDAALDLLAGYRDRGAEVWLELGLQSAFDATLERVNRGHGFAAYRDAVTRAHVRGLQVCTHLIVGLPGETATMCRITLDQVLDAGVEGIKLHPLHIVRGSRMAAQFRRGELAPVGFDDYVTIAADLIRATPADVVFHRVSATAKRDVLLAPDWCAERWPSMQAIADNLARHGGQGTTLGQPWAPQPVPVS; encoded by the coding sequence ATGCAACTTGATCATCTCGTCCATACCCTCGGACACCATCTGAAACGCCGTTTCGGCGAGCGGGTGCACAAACTGGCGCTGAACGCCGACTTTACCTGCCCGAACCGCGACGGCACGCTCGGCCGCGGCGGCTGCACATTCTGCAATGTGCGTGCGTTCAGCCGTGCTGCCACCCTGCCGCTGGACCAGCAACTGGAACAGGGCAAGCTCGACGCCGACCGCGCGCGCAAATACCTCGCCTATTTCCAGGCCTATACCAATACCTATGCCGAAGTGTCGGTACTGCGCGAGATGTACGAAACCGCGCTGCGCTCGGCCGATGTGGTTGGCCTGTGCGTCGGCACCCGGCCCGACTGCGTACCGGACGCGGCACTCGACCTGCTGGCCGGCTATCGCGACCGCGGCGCCGAAGTGTGGCTGGAACTCGGTCTGCAGAGTGCATTCGACGCGACGCTGGAACGGGTCAACCGCGGGCATGGCTTTGCTGCCTACCGCGACGCGGTGACCCGGGCGCATGTGCGCGGCCTGCAGGTCTGCACCCATCTGATTGTCGGCCTGCCGGGCGAAACGGCGACCATGTGCCGGATCACGCTGGACCAGGTGCTGGATGCCGGCGTCGAGGGCATCAAGCTGCATCCGCTGCATATCGTGCGCGGCAGCCGCATGGCCGCACAGTTCCGTCGCGGCGAGCTGGCCCCGGTCGGTTTCGACGATTACGTGACCATTGCCGCCGACCTGATTCGCGCCACGCCGGCCGACGTGGTGTTCCACCGCGTGTCGGCAACGGCCAAACGCGACGTGCTGCTGGCACCGGACTGGTGTGCGGAACGCTGGCCGTCGATGCAGGCGATCGCCGACAACCTGGCACGCCACGGCGGGCAGGGCACGACACTGGGCCAGCCGTGGGCGCCTCAGCCGGTGCCCGTGTCCTGA
- a CDS encoding NleE/OspZ family T3SS effector cysteine methyltransferase yields MHAGNVSPYSTVLTGWRDHPHALPLLDRVRHACHPANWDAAMAAPLTVPDRVFATGNTRLEARLLPVYFYQRPRIEQDMARWYTPHCQFRRLDPGEANCAETSWQTVLAGLRPMGQFSVPTLFSPVLHAILTLDRIGAFVFPRESTDTLLIVVIYRRDAEQGETFARRFIELYRQKQEVMRSMTGSAADKAIASEKVVARAMGEILHYTDASIDAYLKHLDTLGQPPQDTGTG; encoded by the coding sequence ATGCATGCCGGCAATGTCTCCCCCTATTCCACCGTCCTGACCGGGTGGCGCGATCACCCGCATGCGTTGCCACTGCTGGACCGGGTCAGACACGCCTGCCACCCGGCCAACTGGGACGCGGCCATGGCCGCGCCACTGACCGTGCCCGACAGGGTCTTCGCTACCGGCAATACCCGGCTGGAAGCGCGATTGCTGCCGGTTTACTTCTACCAGCGGCCGCGTATCGAGCAGGACATGGCGCGCTGGTACACCCCCCACTGCCAGTTCCGGCGGCTGGACCCCGGCGAAGCCAACTGCGCCGAAACCAGCTGGCAGACGGTGCTGGCCGGCCTGCGGCCGATGGGACAGTTCTCCGTCCCCACGCTGTTCTCCCCGGTCCTGCACGCCATACTGACGCTCGACCGGATCGGTGCCTTCGTTTTTCCCAGGGAGAGCACCGACACCCTGCTGATCGTGGTCATCTACCGGCGGGATGCCGAACAGGGGGAAACCTTTGCCCGGCGCTTTATCGAGCTGTACCGGCAGAAACAGGAAGTCATGCGGTCGATGACCGGCAGCGCGGCAGACAAGGCGATTGCCTCGGAGAAAGTCGTGGCCCGGGCCATGGGCGAGATCCTGCACTACACCGACGCGTCAATCGACGCCTACCTGAAGCACCTCGACACGCTGGGCCAGCCCCCTCAGGACACGGGCACCGGCTGA
- a CDS encoding MarC family NAAT transporter, which translates to MLLSSLSAFVFATVIGLLPIINPLSTTALLLAITHDLTPAERKRQVTLACAYQVGILTTFLLAGELIMTTFGISIPGLQIAGGLVVSFIGFRMLFPDEQPLPRKVHEEARAKPDVAFTPLAMPMLAGPGSIAVVIGMSSSIRDLSRGAMWMGFVSVIIGILITSVVCWLTLRSAGWVQRTLGTGGVSAVGRIMGFLLICLGVQFIINGISSVVHGFSTTLI; encoded by the coding sequence ATGCTGCTGTCCTCGTTGTCTGCCTTTGTTTTTGCCACGGTGATCGGCCTGCTGCCGATTATCAACCCGCTGTCGACCACGGCGCTGCTGCTGGCCATCACCCACGACCTGACACCGGCCGAGCGCAAGCGGCAGGTGACGCTGGCGTGCGCCTATCAGGTCGGCATCCTGACCACTTTCCTGCTCGCCGGCGAGCTGATCATGACTACCTTCGGCATCTCCATTCCCGGGCTGCAGATCGCCGGGGGACTGGTGGTCAGCTTTATCGGTTTCCGCATGCTGTTTCCCGACGAGCAGCCGCTGCCGCGCAAGGTGCACGAGGAAGCGCGCGCCAAGCCGGATGTCGCCTTCACCCCGCTGGCCATGCCGATGCTGGCCGGCCCCGGTTCGATCGCGGTGGTGATCGGCATGTCGTCGTCGATTCGCGACCTGTCGCGCGGCGCGATGTGGATGGGCTTCGTGTCGGTCATCATCGGCATCCTGATCACGTCGGTGGTGTGCTGGCTGACGCTGCGCAGCGCCGGCTGGGTACAGCGTACGCTGGGCACCGGCGGCGTCAGCGCAGTTGGACGGATCATGGGGTTTCTGCTGATCTGCCTCGGCGTGCAGTTCATCATCAATGGCATCAGCAGTGTGGTTCACGGCTTCTCGACAACGCTGATCTGA
- a CDS encoding VIT1/CCC1 transporter family protein codes for MKPDSQHRRLLDNWHDELNSAAMYDALAAAERDPGRKDIFAQLAQAERRHAEVWRRRLEGAGLTPRPHRQDFRTRLMRRLIHWFGPAFVISSIAAAEYADRNKYAGQPDAAALSSEERGHAAVIQAVADGGPAIAGAEPWHRGLASGNDLRAAILGVNDGLVSNFCLVMGVAGASASPSSVLLTGCAGLIAGALSMALGEWLSVTNARELASSQLGKEAAEIEQTPEAERHELALIYRAKGLPKDEAERIAGTLMADKDTALDAMAREELGIDPKELGGRPWRAAGLSLALFSLGALMPILPFTLLDGMAALIGSAVLSALALFAVGALTSLFNGRSALFSALRQTVIAGLAAAITYGVGHVLGASLSG; via the coding sequence ATGAAACCGGATTCCCAACATCGGCGCCTGCTCGACAACTGGCACGACGAGCTCAACAGTGCCGCCATGTACGACGCCCTGGCCGCGGCCGAACGCGACCCGGGGCGGAAGGACATCTTCGCCCAGCTGGCACAGGCCGAGCGGCGCCATGCCGAGGTCTGGCGCCGGCGGCTGGAAGGCGCCGGCCTGACGCCGCGCCCGCATCGCCAGGACTTCAGGACCCGGCTGATGCGGCGGCTGATCCACTGGTTCGGACCGGCCTTCGTCATCTCCAGCATCGCCGCCGCCGAGTACGCCGACCGCAACAAGTACGCCGGCCAGCCGGATGCCGCCGCGCTGTCGTCGGAAGAGCGCGGCCACGCCGCCGTCATTCAGGCCGTGGCCGATGGCGGACCGGCCATTGCCGGCGCCGAGCCGTGGCACCGCGGGCTGGCCTCCGGCAATGACCTGCGGGCGGCCATACTCGGCGTCAACGATGGTCTGGTATCGAACTTCTGCCTGGTGATGGGGGTGGCCGGCGCTTCGGCCAGCCCGTCGTCGGTGCTGCTGACCGGCTGCGCCGGTCTGATCGCCGGCGCACTGTCGATGGCACTGGGCGAATGGCTGTCGGTCACCAATGCCCGCGAACTGGCCAGCTCGCAACTGGGCAAGGAAGCCGCCGAGATCGAACAGACGCCGGAAGCGGAACGGCACGAACTGGCACTGATCTACCGCGCCAAGGGGCTGCCGAAGGACGAGGCCGAGCGCATTGCCGGCACGCTGATGGCGGACAAGGACACGGCGCTGGACGCCATGGCGCGCGAGGAACTCGGCATCGACCCGAAGGAACTCGGCGGCCGGCCGTGGCGCGCAGCCGGTCTGTCGCTGGCGCTGTTCTCCCTCGGCGCGCTGATGCCGATCCTGCCGTTCACCCTGCTCGACGGCATGGCGGCCCTGATCGGCAGCGCCGTGCTCAGCGCACTGGCGCTGTTTGCGGTCGGCGCGCTGACTTCGCTGTTCAACGGCCGCTCGGCGCTGTTCTCCGCGCTGCGCCAGACCGTGATCGCCGGCCTGGCCGCCGCCATCACCTACGGCGTCGGTCATGTGCTGGGCGCATCCCTGTCCGGCTGA
- the msrP gene encoding protein-methionine-sulfoxide reductase catalytic subunit MsrP, with the protein MSLIRIDDPSVPPASEITPQACYLDRRRLMATGLAASAGLLWPGLAAAAPLSGTPGRYSTSEAKTPLDDITRYNNFYEFGADKGDPARNAGHFKPRPWAVEVGGFVDRPRTFSLDEILKLAPLEERIYRLRCVEGWSMVIPWLGFPLSALLKQVGPQSRGKFVEFVTVSRPAEMPGQRMLLLDWPYREGLRIDEAMHPLAILAVGLYGETLPNQNGAPVRLVVPWKYGFKSIKSIVKINLVERSPQTSWMKSAPDEYGFFSNVNPDVDHPRWSQATERRIGELFKRKTLPFNGYGEQVAGLYRGLDLRKWF; encoded by the coding sequence ATGTCACTGATCCGTATCGATGATCCATCCGTGCCGCCCGCGTCGGAGATCACGCCGCAGGCGTGCTATCTCGATCGCCGTCGCCTGATGGCGACCGGGCTGGCGGCATCCGCCGGCCTGCTGTGGCCGGGGCTGGCTGCGGCAGCGCCCCTGTCCGGTACGCCGGGCCGCTATTCGACCAGCGAGGCGAAAACCCCGCTCGACGACATCACCCGCTACAACAACTTCTACGAGTTCGGCGCCGACAAGGGCGACCCGGCCCGCAACGCCGGTCACTTCAAGCCCCGGCCATGGGCGGTCGAGGTCGGCGGCTTCGTCGACCGGCCGCGCACCTTCTCGCTCGACGAGATCCTGAAGCTGGCGCCGCTGGAGGAACGCATCTACCGGCTGCGCTGTGTCGAAGGCTGGTCGATGGTGATTCCGTGGCTGGGCTTTCCGCTGTCGGCGCTGCTGAAGCAGGTCGGGCCGCAGTCGCGCGGCAAGTTCGTCGAGTTCGTCACCGTGTCGCGTCCGGCCGAGATGCCGGGGCAGCGGATGCTGCTGCTCGACTGGCCATACCGGGAAGGCTTGCGTATCGACGAGGCCATGCACCCGCTGGCCATCCTTGCCGTCGGCCTGTACGGCGAGACGCTGCCAAACCAGAACGGCGCACCGGTACGGCTGGTGGTGCCGTGGAAATACGGCTTCAAGAGCATCAAGTCCATCGTGAAGATCAATCTGGTCGAGCGTTCGCCGCAGACCAGCTGGATGAAGTCCGCGCCGGACGAATACGGCTTTTTCTCCAATGTGAACCCGGACGTCGATCACCCGCGCTGGAGCCAGGCAACCGAACGGCGCATCGGCGAGCTGTTCAAGCGCAAGACGCTGCCGTTCAACGGCTATGGCGAGCAGGTGGCCGGGCTGTATCGCGGGCTCGACCTGCGCAAATGGTTCTGA
- a CDS encoding sulfite oxidase heme-binding subunit YedZ — MRRHWPPAPARLKALLFALCLLPLASIVWRLLLGHQTNPVEFLTRETGWWTLTMLMITLAVTPLRRLSGWNAVIRLRRMLGLFAFFYVSLHFLTYLWLDQMFDPFTIVHDVVKRPFITVGFAAFAMLVPLALTSTDGWMRRLRRRWGQLHRLVYPIAIAGVVHFWWLVKADIREPALFAMVLGVLLGTRLFWRWRQGRSAVAGHG; from the coding sequence ATGCGCCGCCACTGGCCGCCTGCGCCCGCCCGGCTCAAGGCGCTGCTGTTCGCGCTGTGCCTGCTGCCGCTGGCCTCCATCGTCTGGCGGCTGCTGCTCGGCCACCAGACCAACCCGGTCGAGTTCCTCACCCGGGAAACCGGCTGGTGGACGCTGACCATGCTGATGATCACCCTGGCGGTAACGCCGCTGCGCCGGCTGAGCGGCTGGAACGCGGTGATCCGGTTGCGGCGCATGCTGGGGCTGTTCGCCTTTTTCTATGTGTCGCTGCATTTCCTGACCTATCTGTGGCTGGACCAGATGTTCGACCCGTTCACCATCGTCCATGACGTGGTCAAGCGGCCGTTCATTACGGTCGGCTTCGCCGCCTTCGCCATGCTGGTGCCGCTGGCGCTGACTTCGACCGATGGCTGGATGCGCCGGCTCCGGCGGCGCTGGGGGCAATTGCACCGCCTGGTCTACCCGATCGCCATCGCCGGGGTTGTGCACTTCTGGTGGCTGGTCAAGGCGGACATTCGCGAACCGGCGCTGTTCGCCATGGTGCTCGGCGTGCTGCTGGGGACCCGCCTGTTCTGGCGCTGGCGGCAGGGGCGGTCCGCCGTCGCGGGGCACGGGTAG
- a CDS encoding methyltransferase — protein MTEHPPQIHWTENGEAHSARWRAEGGTPAPKRVQVVDDQTPADLAYRLACEGTALLWRGDFHNARQLLQAMARRADRKPRKTAASAADAFHLHRQAQSQRARTLGMLLLPFEAGHQLPLRRAPDVRAACQEACGPADDAYVMSLRELQGMVGAHEWRKKGVEIPVLGARIHPYYGVFSPLRGEYVDLVAGTPLPDTSLAFDIGTGTGVLAAVLAQRGVARIIATDQDPRALACARDNLARLGVDHQVEVIEADLFPPGRAPLVVCNPPWVPARPSSPIEYAVYDPDSRMLRAFLAGLADHLTPGGEGWLILSDLAEHLGLRTREALLAMIDAAGLTVIDRHDIRPRHPRASDDNDPLHAARAAEITSLWRLAPQPPQPD, from the coding sequence GTGACCGAACACCCCCCGCAGATCCACTGGACCGAGAACGGCGAAGCACACAGCGCACGCTGGCGCGCCGAAGGCGGGACGCCGGCACCGAAACGCGTGCAGGTCGTCGACGACCAGACCCCGGCCGATCTTGCCTACCGCCTGGCCTGCGAAGGTACGGCGCTGCTGTGGCGCGGCGACTTCCACAACGCGCGCCAGTTGCTGCAGGCCATGGCGCGCCGCGCCGACCGCAAGCCGCGCAAGACGGCCGCGTCAGCCGCCGATGCCTTCCATCTGCACCGGCAGGCCCAGTCGCAGCGCGCCCGCACGCTGGGCATGCTGCTGCTGCCGTTCGAGGCCGGCCACCAGTTGCCGCTGCGCCGCGCGCCCGATGTGCGCGCTGCCTGCCAGGAAGCCTGCGGGCCGGCCGACGACGCCTATGTGATGTCGCTGCGCGAGCTGCAGGGCATGGTCGGTGCTCATGAATGGCGCAAGAAAGGGGTGGAAATTCCGGTACTCGGTGCCCGCATCCATCCGTACTACGGCGTGTTCTCGCCGCTGCGCGGCGAGTATGTCGATCTGGTTGCCGGCACACCGCTGCCGGACACCTCGCTGGCCTTCGACATCGGCACCGGCACCGGCGTACTCGCGGCCGTACTGGCGCAACGCGGCGTCGCGCGCATCATTGCCACCGATCAGGACCCGCGCGCGCTGGCCTGCGCCCGCGACAACCTCGCCCGGCTCGGCGTCGACCACCAGGTCGAGGTGATCGAAGCCGACCTGTTCCCGCCGGGTCGCGCACCGCTGGTGGTGTGCAACCCGCCCTGGGTGCCGGCGCGGCCGAGTTCTCCGATCGAATACGCGGTCTACGACCCGGACAGTCGCATGCTGCGCGCCTTCCTGGCCGGACTGGCCGACCATCTGACGCCCGGCGGCGAAGGCTGGCTGATCCTGTCCGACCTGGCCGAACACCTGGGACTGCGCACGCGCGAGGCGCTGCTGGCGATGATCGACGCGGCCGGACTGACCGTGATCGACCGGCACGACATCCGTCCGCGCCACCCGCGCGCCAGTGACGACAACGACCCGCTACATGCTGCGCGCGCCGCGGAAATCACCTCGCTGTGGCGGCTGGCGCCACAGCCGCCGCAGCCGGATTAG